From Nicotiana tabacum cultivar K326 chromosome 20, ASM71507v2, whole genome shotgun sequence, one genomic window encodes:
- the LOC107771740 gene encoding vesicle transport v-SNARE 12-like isoform X1: MSEVFEGYERQYCELSVSLSHKCSSAALLPDGEPKKQQTSELKVGLDDADVLIRKMDLEARSLQPSLKAALLAKLREYKSDLNKLKKEVNKLALTGANQAAHDLESGMMDPHAASANHRERLAMTTERLDQSSDRIRESRRAALETEDLGVSILGELQQQRESLLNSHNRLHGVDDAIDKSKKVLTSMSRRISRNKWIMGSVIGALILAIIIILYFKLFRH; this comes from the exons ATGAGTGAAGTTTTTGAGGGATATGAGAGGCAGTACTGTGAACTCTCTGTCAGTTTGTCTCACAAATGCAGTTCTGCTGCTCTTTTGCCTGATGGAG AGCCGAAAAAGCAACAGACATCCGAACTTAAAGTGGGATTGGATGATGCAGATGTGTTG ATACGGAAAATGGATCTTGAGGCAAGAAGTTTGCAGCCGAGTTTAAAAGCAGCACTACTTGCGAAACTAAGGGAATACAAATCAGATTTGAATAAACTGAAGAAAGAAGTTAATAAACTAGCCTTGACTGGTGCTAATCAAGCTGCCCATGATTTAGAGTCTGGAATGATGGATCCACATGCA GCTTCTGCAAATCATAGGGAACGCTTAGCAATGACAACAGAGAGGCTAGATCAGTCAAGTGACAGAATCAGGGAGAGCCGGAGGGCTGCCCTGGAGACTGAAGACCTTGGTGTCTCAATCCTTGGGGAGTTGCAACAACAGCGTGAATCACTGCTAAATTCACATAATAGG CTTCATGGTGTGGATGATGCCATTGACAAGAGCAAGAAGGTCTTGACTTCTATGTCTAGAAGGATTAGCCGAAACAAGTGGATTATGGGCTCTGTAATTGGAGCCCTTATCCTGGCAATCATTATTATcctgtatttcaagcttttccgCCATTGA
- the LOC107771740 gene encoding vesicle transport v-SNARE 12-like (The RefSeq protein has 1 substitution compared to this genomic sequence) codes for MSEVFEGYERQYCELSVSLSHKCSSAALLPDGEPKKQQTSELKVGLDDADVLIRKMDLEARSLQPSLKAALLAKLREYKSDLNKLKKEVNKLALTGANQAAHDLESGMMDPHAASANHRERLAMTTERLDQSSDRIRESRRAALETEDLGVSILGELQQQRESLLNSHNRLHGVDDAIDKSKKVLTSMSRRISRNKWIMGSVIGALILAIIIILYFKLFHH; via the exons ATGAGTGAAGTTTTTGAGGGATATGAGAGGCAGTACTGTGAACTCTCTGTCAGTTTGTCTCACAAATGCAGTTCTGCTGCTCTTTTGCCTGATGGAG AGCCGAAAAAGCAACAGACATCCGAACTTAAAGTGGGATTGGATGATGCAGATGTGTTG ATACGGAAAATGGATCTTGAGGCAAGAAGTTTGCAGCCGAGTTTAAAAGCAGCACTACTTGCGAAACTAAGGGAATACAAATCAGATTTGAATAAACTGAAGAAAGAAGTTAATAAACTAGCCTTGACTGGTGCTAATCAAGCTGCCCATGATTTAGAGTCTGGAATGATGGATCCACATGCA GCTTCTGCAAATCATAGGGAACGCTTAGCAATGACAACAGAGAGGCTAGATCAGTCAAGTGACAGAATCAGGGAGAGCCGGAGGGCTGCCCTGGAGACTGAAGACCTTGGTGTCTCAATCCTTGGGGAGTTGCAACAACAGCGTGAATCACTGCTAAATTCACATAATAGG CTTCATGGTGTGGATGATGCCATTGACAAGAGCAAGAAGGTCTTGACTTCTATGTCTAGAAGGATTAGCCGAAACAAGTGGATTATGGGCTCTGTAATTGGAGCCCTTATCCTGGCAATCATTATTATcctgtatttcaagcttttccgCCATTGA